Proteins from one Desmodus rotundus isolate HL8 chromosome 9, HLdesRot8A.1, whole genome shotgun sequence genomic window:
- the LOC128779279 gene encoding keratin-associated protein 4-3-like, translated as MVNSCGSVCSNQGCGQGCCQETCCCPTCCQTTCCRTTCCRPSCCVSSCCRPSCCGSSCCRPSCCGSSCCRPSCCVSSCCRPSCCVSSCCRPVCCQTTCCRTTCCRPVCCGSSCC; from the coding sequence ATGGTCAATTCTTGTGGCTCCGTCTGCTCCAACCAGGGCTGTGGCCAAGGCTGCTGCCAGGAGacctgctgctgccccacctgCTGCCAGACCACCTGCTGCAGGACcacctgctgccgccccagctgctgtgtgtccagctgctgccgccccagctgctgtggttccagctgctgccgccccagctgctgtggttccagctgctgccgccccagctgctgtgtgtccagctgctgccgccccagctgCTGTGTGTCCAGCTGCTGCCGTCCAGTCTGCTGCCAGACCACCTGCTGCCGTACCACCTGCTGTCGCCCAGTCTGCTGTGGATCCTCTTGTTGCTAA